GCTTGCAGCAGCGCGACGAGTTGCCGGTCGAGATCGTCGAGTTGGTCGAGGCGGGGTGGGCGCATGACGCTGGGCCGGTACGCATGTGCCGGCGGAGTGGAAAGTGACGCGATGATAGCGCCGATCGCCGGCGCGCCCAACCGGCACGGCCCGGATTCGCAGCTTCGATTTCGATTCGTATCGGATGTAAGCAAGTGTCGCATTCCCTGCCGCGCTGCATGCAACGTGCTACTAATAGCGGGCGACGCGACAGGCGCGCCGGCGGCGATGGCCGCCGCGCCCGCTCGCCAGACACCACCCCGGAGAGCCAACCATGAAGAAAATCTCGCTCACCCTCGCTACGCTCGTCGTTGCAGCCAGCGCATTCGCGCAGACCCCGGCGCAGCCGCAAGCGCCCGCCCAGGCACCGGCCACGGCGGCCGCGGCATCGGCCCGAGCGCAGAGCAGCGCGCGGCCCGCCACGAGGCGCGCATCGAGCAGCGCATCAAGTACCTGCACGACCAGTTGAAGATCACGTCGGCGCAGGAACCGCAATGGAAGACGTTCGCCGACACGATGCGCGACAACGGCGCAACGATGGGCCGCCTCTATGGCGAACGGATGGCGAAGCACGACGTGTCCGCGCTCGACGACATGAAGCAGTACGCGGAACTGTCGCAGGCGAACGCCGATGGCGCGAAGAAGCTCGCCGACGCGTTCGCGCCGCTGTACGAGAGCTTCCCGGCCGAGCAGAAGGTGCTGGCCGACACGACGTTCCGCAGCTGGCTGCACCACGGCGGCGAGCACCGCGGCAAGGGCAAGACGAAGGGCAAGGACGGCAAGGCAGCCGCCGCGCCGGCCGCAAGCGCACCCGCGCAGCCCTGACCCTCCCCGCCGGCGCCGTGCCGGCCCGCCCGGGGCCGAACGGCGCCGCGCCGCGATCGGCGATCGGCGCGTCACACGGCGCGCCGAATTCGGGATAAGCTCCCGGCTTTTCCCGCTTTCCCGCCCTTCCCCGCCATGCTCGAACTCAAGCAACTCGATCTGCGTACCGATCCGCAGGCCCGTCGCGTCGTCAAGGACGAAACCGTCGCCGTGTCCTTCGCGGACGCCGACGGCGAACTGATGAGCCTCGAAGGCCCGAACCGTTATGTCGCGGGCGACGCGCTGATCACCGGCTCGACCGGCGACCGCTGGGTCGTGTCGCGCGCGCGCTTCGACGCCAAATACCTGCCCGCCGATCCGGCACTCGCGCACGGCACGCCGGGCGCCTACCGCAACCGGCCGGCCGTCGTGCTCGCGCGCCGGATGGACGAGGCGTTTACGATCGCCCGCTCGGAAAACGGCGACACGCTGCGCGGCGCCGCCGGCGACTGGGTAATGCAATACGCGCCCGGCGACTACGGCGTCGTGCAGGCGCAGCGCTTCGCGCAGGTCTACCGCGACGCGTAACGCCTGACGCACCGCGCCGGCCGAGGCCGGCGCCACGGCTCACGCAAAGTCTTCGTCGAGTTCGAGTTCCGCGTCGCGCTCGACGGCCTCGCCGGCCGCGTGCCGCTCTTCGAGCGAGCCGAGCATCGCTTCCGTATACGCATGCAGCACCGCATGGCTGCGCGCGCGCTGCATCGGCTTGAGCGCCAGGTAGCGCGCGAGCGCGGCCGGCACGATCCGGATGTCGAGCGTCATCCGCTTCGGCGTCGCGCCGAACCGCATCGCCAGCCAGTGCACGGACAGGAAGCGCCCGCGTTCGTCGCTGCTTTCGGCGAAGCGTGTTTGCTCCGGAAAGAGATCGCAGATCACGCGTGCCAGCGCGTCGAATTCCGCGCTCTGGCATTCGATCAGATAGTCGTCCATTGCGCTCTCCCGTCAGGCCGCCGCACGCGACGGCCGGCACGCCTTCACCAGCGCGATCACCAGGATCGCGACCAGCACGACATACGCGGCCTCGACCCACGCGGCCGGCAGCACGCGCACCTGGTACAGCAGCGTCGGCGTCGCCGCGAGCGCATGCAGCACGATCGCGAGCGGCAACACGGCCATCCGGCCGGCCCGCACGCCGCGCCACACCAGCACCGACAGCGCCAGTTGCACCGCGAACGCCGCGCAGCGCTCGAGCAGCAACAGCAGGATCGACTGGGCCGACAGCGTCGCGAGCATCATGTGCAGCCGCACCACGGTGTCGACCGGCAGGTCGGACAACTGCGTCTCGAGCTGGCCGCGGCTCGCGAGCCACGCGAGATACGACCACTGGCCCCAGACGAGCACGCCGACGAACCACGCTTCGGCGCCGCCGTGACCGATGCCGTAGCCGATCCCGCGACCGTCGCCGGCCGATGCGCCATAGCGGCGGTCCAGAAAACGCATCCCGACATAGCGGCCGACTTCCTCGAATACGGCGGTCGCGAGCGCGCTGTACGCGACGAACGCGAGCGGCTGCGTCAGCCAGCCGTCCTCGGGCGTGTGGCTCAGCACGAGCCCGTGGAACGCGCGCTCGAGGATCATCGCGAACAGCGTGAAGACGGTGACGCCGACGATCGTGTCGCGGCGGTTGAGCGCAAGCGGCTTGCGCAGGATGCGGTAGAGGACGAGCGGCAGCAGCGCGATGATCAGCGTGGCGGCGATCAGCGCGGCCAGCGTGACGGGAGCGACAGTCATGTATTTCCTTGGTTCGAAGCAGCGCACCTGACACGCCGCGTGCCCCGAATGATACTCAGCTTGCGGTCGACGCGCGCGCAATCAACTCGCCGGGCAGCATCGCGACGCGCACGTCGCCCGCCGCGCCGTCGATCCGCTCGTGCACGAATTCGACGGCCTTGTAGCCGATTTCGTAGGTCGGCTGACGGATCGTCGTAATGCCGATCAGCTCGGCCCATTCCGGATCGTCGATCGACAGCAGCGCCGCCTTTTGCTGCCACGCGGCGCCGAAGCGCGCGCGCAGGTGGCGCGCGATC
This DNA window, taken from Burkholderia cenocepacia, encodes the following:
- a CDS encoding DUF3022 domain-containing protein, with the protein product MDDYLIECQSAEFDALARVICDLFPEQTRFAESSDERGRFLSVHWLAMRFGATPKRMTLDIRIVPAALARYLALKPMQRARSHAVLHAYTEAMLGSLEERHAAGEAVERDAELELDEDFA
- a CDS encoding YhfC family intramembrane metalloprotease; this translates as MTVAPVTLAALIAATLIIALLPLVLYRILRKPLALNRRDTIVGVTVFTLFAMILERAFHGLVLSHTPEDGWLTQPLAFVAYSALATAVFEEVGRYVGMRFLDRRYGASAGDGRGIGYGIGHGGAEAWFVGVLVWGQWSYLAWLASRGQLETQLSDLPVDTVVRLHMMLATLSAQSILLLLLERCAAFAVQLALSVLVWRGVRAGRMAVLPLAIVLHALAATPTLLYQVRVLPAAWVEAAYVVLVAILVIALVKACRPSRAAA
- a CDS encoding PGDYG domain-containing protein, with amino-acid sequence MLELKQLDLRTDPQARRVVKDETVAVSFADADGELMSLEGPNRYVAGDALITGSTGDRWVVSRARFDAKYLPADPALAHGTPGAYRNRPAVVLARRMDEAFTIARSENGDTLRGAAGDWVMQYAPGDYGVVQAQRFAQVYRDA